In Acidimicrobiales bacterium, a genomic segment contains:
- a CDS encoding CoA-acylating methylmalonate-semialdehyde dehydrogenase produces MKMIGHSIGGRAVDGTSDRTAPVFDPARGEQTAEVAIASAAEVDGVVKVAVDASAAWGDSSLSRRTAMLFRLRELLDSHRDDLAALVTAEHGKVLSDAMGEVARGLECVEFACGIPHLLKGSHSSEVSTGVDVHTLLRPLGVVAGITPFNFPVMVPLWMAANALACGNAFLLKPSEKDPSASLMLADLVRQAGFPEGVFNVVQGDVETVGALLSHPGIDAVSFVGSTLVARDVYETGTRNGKRVQALGGAKNHMVVLPDADVDAAADEAVSAGYGSAGERCMAISVVVAVGSVGDALVDAIAARIPGVVVGPGDDAASMMGPLITSEHRSRVRSYVERAADEGASVVVDGSAAVTDRGFFVGCSLLDRVKPGMRVYDDEIFGPVLSVVRAATFDDAVELVNANPYGNGVALFTNDGGAARRFERAAEVGMVGINVPIPVPVGWHSFGGWKASMFGGAPIYGPEGIRFYTRPKVITSRWPDPASSAISLGFPTN; encoded by the coding sequence ATGAAGATGATCGGTCACTCGATCGGAGGAAGGGCGGTCGACGGGACATCTGATCGTACGGCGCCGGTCTTCGACCCGGCACGCGGTGAGCAGACCGCCGAGGTGGCCATTGCGTCAGCCGCCGAGGTCGACGGTGTCGTCAAAGTGGCGGTGGACGCCTCCGCGGCGTGGGGGGACTCGTCGCTCAGCAGACGCACTGCCATGCTGTTCCGACTCCGCGAGCTGCTCGATTCTCACCGGGACGATCTCGCCGCGCTCGTCACCGCAGAGCACGGCAAGGTCCTCTCGGACGCCATGGGAGAGGTCGCCCGGGGACTGGAGTGCGTGGAGTTCGCCTGTGGCATCCCGCACCTGTTGAAGGGCTCGCACAGCTCGGAGGTGTCGACCGGCGTCGACGTGCACACCCTGCTCCGGCCGCTCGGTGTGGTCGCCGGCATCACCCCATTCAACTTCCCGGTCATGGTCCCGCTGTGGATGGCCGCCAACGCGCTCGCCTGCGGGAACGCGTTCTTGCTGAAGCCGTCAGAGAAGGACCCCTCGGCTTCGCTCATGCTGGCTGACCTCGTGCGGCAGGCCGGCTTCCCCGAGGGCGTCTTCAATGTGGTGCAGGGCGACGTCGAGACCGTGGGTGCGCTCCTGAGCCATCCTGGCATCGACGCCGTGTCGTTTGTGGGCAGCACTCTCGTGGCGCGCGATGTCTACGAGACAGGGACACGCAACGGCAAGCGGGTACAGGCCCTCGGGGGAGCCAAGAACCATATGGTTGTCCTGCCCGACGCCGACGTCGACGCCGCCGCCGACGAAGCCGTGTCCGCCGGCTACGGATCGGCGGGAGAGCGGTGCATGGCGATCTCGGTCGTGGTCGCCGTCGGCTCTGTCGGTGACGCCCTTGTCGATGCCATCGCCGCACGGATTCCCGGCGTCGTCGTCGGACCCGGTGATGACGCCGCCTCCATGATGGGCCCACTCATCACATCCGAGCACCGCAGCAGGGTGCGATCGTACGTCGAGCGGGCAGCCGACGAAGGCGCGAGCGTCGTGGTGGACGGATCGGCCGCCGTTACGGATCGCGGGTTCTTCGTCGGGTGCTCGTTGCTCGACAGAGTCAAGCCGGGGATGCGCGTCTACGACGATGAGATCTTCGGGCCGGTCCTGAGCGTCGTGCGCGCCGCAACCTTCGACGACGCGGTGGAGCTCGTGAACGCAAATCCGTATGGAAACGGCGTCGCGCTGTTCACCAATGACGGCGGCGCTGCCCGACGATTCGAACGGGCCGCCGAGGTGGGGATGGTAGGCATCAACGTCCCGATCCCGGTGCCGGTGGGTTGGCACTCATTCGGAGGCTGGAAGGCGTCGATGTTCGGCGGCGCTCCGATCTACGGCCCCGAAGGGATCCGGTTCTACACCCGGCCCAAGGTGATCACGTCAAGATGGCCCGATCCGGCTTCGAGCGCGATCAGCCTCGGATTCCCTACGAACTAG